The segment AGCCGGAGTCGAACGTGATCGAGATCAGCTACACGCACGTCGATCCGGAACGGGCGGCGCTGGTCGCCAACGCCGTGCTCGACGCCTATCTCGAGGTGCGCAAGACGGTCAATTTCGACTACGAGGCCGTTGAATACCTCGACGCGCAGGCCCGCCGCATCAGGACCGTGATCGACTCGATCGCGACGGAGATCGCCGATGTGGCCGGGGAGTCAGGCATCCTGGCGATCGGCATGAGGGGCCAGCAGCAGATGGACCTCATCGGGAACTTCCTCACGGAGGCAACCGGACTCGATCGCCAGATCACCATGCGAGAGGAACAGCTCGAGCTGCTCGGTGAGTGGCTCGATGAGAACGACGACTTTGACGCGGTGCCGAGCGTCGACATCTACAACGACCCGGCCGTCGTCCAGCTGAAGGAGACCCTGGCCAACCAGCGTGTCAACCTCGCTCAGGCCAGAGCGCGGTATACCCTGGATCATCCGGAGGTGATCAGGCTGGAGCGCCAGGTGGCATCGACGGAGTCGATCATGCGGGACCATGTCAGCGAGGGCTACGACCGCATGGCCATGCGGCTCGCGGAGTGGAAGATCCAGCGTGCCGCGGTACAGGACGTCATCGAGGAACTGCGTTCGGAGGAACCTGAGATCGCAGCCGAGACTATCCGCCTGAGGCTTCTCGAACATGAGATGTCGATCCGGACCGATCTCTACGCCGTGCTGCTCGACCGCCGGGAGCAGTTCCGTATCACGGCCGCGACCGACCCGAACCTCCTGTCGGTCGGCGTTGTCGCGCGCGCATCCGTCCCCGCGACCCCCGTTCGGGCTGCAGTCAACATGACGGTCGTTGTCGCGGTCTTCACGTTCTTCTTCGGAGTGCTGCTCATCTTCGGTATGGAGCGCCTTGACCACTCGCTCGAGCGCCGTGAGGATGTCGAGCGGCTGACCGGTCTCAAGGTAATGGCCTCGATCCCCGAGCGCGGCACGGGATGACGGAGGGCGCCTTGTACACAGGCTTCTATGGACTGACTGAACGTCCCTTCGAGCTCTCTCCCGACCTCAGATACCTCTATCTGAGTGAGAAGCACCGGGACGCGCTCGCGCATCTGACGTACGGTGTCGAGGAACGCCGCGGCTTCGTGCAGCTGACCGGTGAGGTCGGAACCGGCAAGACGACTATGCTCGACGCGCTCGTGCAGGGTCTCGATGCGACCACGAAGGTGGCCTGGCTGACCAACACGACGATCGGTCGGACGGACCTCCTCCGCGCGCTTGCCTGGGAACTCGGCATCGAGGACGTCGGCAAGACGAAGATGGAGATCATGCGTCAGATCTCCGCGCAGCTCGTCAGGTGGACGGCCGACGGCAGGAATGCCGTCTTCGTCGTCGACGAAGGACAGAACCTCTCGAACGCGCTCCTCGAGGAGATCCGTCTGCTGTCGAATCTCCGGGCCATGGGGCGGGCGAGCCTTCAGATCGTGCTGGCCGGTCAGCCGGAGCTTCGAGAAGCGCTCGAACGGCGGGAGCTCAGACAGCTTCGTCAGCGCATCAGCATCCGGTACCATCTGGAGCCCCTGTCGAGGGAAGAGACAGGCAGGTACATCCGTCACCGGCTCGACGTGGCCGGTGTCGGGAAGCGCGAGATCTTCGAACGGAGCGCCATCGACGCGGTACACGAGTACTCGGGCGGCGTCCCGCGTCTCGTGAACGTCATCTGTGACAACGCGCTTCTGTCGGGCTACGCCGACGAACTGACGTGGATCGGGCGCAGGACCATCCGCGAGACGGTCGAGGCCCTCGATACCCGCCGGCGCGCGCCGTCCGACTGGACGTTCCGAGCCGCGGAGCAGACCGCAGCCGAGGTGGAGCGAGGCTGATTATGGGCAGCAAGATATCCAAGGCCATGGATCGCTCGAGACGTGAGAGCGACCGGGAGCCGAAGGCTCCGAAAGACAGGGCGTACGGTACCTCCGCATCGGAGGTCCAGACGCCCCGCATCAGGCCGCCGATCAGTCCGACTCCCGAGGTTCGTCCGTCAGACAGTGAGGAGTACCAGACGCTGGCATCTGAGGTATTCCTCGCTCTGCCCGAGACGGACTCCCGCGTCGTGATGTTCACAAGCGCCCAGGTCGGCACCGGCACCAGTACGGTGGCGCGGGAGTTCGCCTGGACCATCGCAGAACGGAGCGAGCTACGGACCCTTCTCGTCGATGGTGACCTGAGGGCGCCCGACCAGCACCGGGCCTTCAGCATCGAGCGCTCGCCAGGTCTCACGGACCACGTGCTCGGAGGCGAGCCCCTTGGCTCCTGTCTTCACAACCTGAGCGGCAGCAGGCTCTCCGTGATGCCGGCCGGGCGAGAAGCCATGGCGCCTCCTCGCGTCTTCGGCGATGAGCGCATCAAGGGGCTCATCGAGGAACTCCGGGACGAATACGAGTACATCGTGTTCGACGTCCCCGCGGTTCTCTCGTACTCCGAGGGATTCACGCTCTCTCGTTCAGTCGACGGGGTTCTCCTCGTCGTCAGGTCCGGAGGCACGAAACGGGCCCTTGTTGAGCGCTCGATCGCTCTTCTGGAGGACGCCGGAGCAACTGTTCTAGGGGCCGTTCTGAACCGCAGGAAGTTCTACATCCCTCAGTTCGTCTACGATCGCCTCTAGCAACCAAGACGGTCGCGCTGTCCCCGCCGGGGGTGCGGTCGACCGCCGACCGTCGGCGGGCGGACTGAGGGACCGGGAGGCGACGTGGCGAACCACGTTCGACGGACACCGAAACGTGCTGCAGACGTACCGGGCAGCGACCGCCAGCTTATCGTCATGGTCGGCGCGCTGCTGGTCTACGTCGTCATCGCCTGGATCCTCCTGACGCAGATCCGGCTTCCGAGCGCCATGCACCTCATCGTGATGGTGATGGCCCTGGGAATCCTCGTCATGACCGCCCTGCGCGTCGAACTCGGCGTGTTCGGCCTTGCCCTCATCCTTCCGTTCTCGCGACCCGGCTTCACGCTCGGCGAGCTGGACCTCTTCCACGTCAGCGGGTTCAACGTAGCGCTTGTGGGCGTCTTTCTTGCCTACACGCTGCGCTACTTCCTGGACGACTCGTTCGCCGAGGGACATCCCTTCATCAGGAGCACGAGGGTCGATGCCCTCATTCTCGTCTTCGGCGCGCTCTACGTCTTCGCGTCGCTCGCGGCCTTCAACTACAATGAGACGATACTCCAGCGGACGATGCTGGGTGTCGCCATCAAGGCCCAGCTTCTCCAGATCCTGTGGTTCTATCTGCTCGTCTCCATCATGAGAAGGCCGGAGGACGTCCGCAGCGTCGTGATCGCCTTCGCGATCGCGGGGTTCCTCGCAGCGTCCATCGGTATGTTCGATCGCATCACCGGAGGAAGCCGCCAGATCACGGCGGGTACGCAGGCCGAGCAACTCGCAGCCGGCGCCGGGGGAAGGCTCCGGGGTGGGTGGTTCGGGCTCGGCCATCCCAACATGTTCGGCGGTCTGCTGCTTCTGACAATGCCGTATTGGTTTTTCATGGTGAGCCATCTTCAGAACGCATGGCGGCGCCTCGCTGCAGAGGCCGCGGTCACCATCAGCTTTCTTGGTCTGCTCTTCACGTATTCGAGAAGCGCCTGGATCGGGTCGCTTGCAGGTCTCGGTCTCGTCGGTCTGGCCGATCGTCGGTCGCTCAAGCGGATCCTCCTCTTCGGCATCCTCTTCCTCGTCATCGCCCAGGGGACGGTCTACGTGACGACCGGTCGCTCCCTCGCCGACGTCGTAGTGAGCCGCTTCGAGCAGCTCGAGGAGAGCGGCTTCTCCTCGAGGCCCGACATCTACGCTTCAGCCGCGGCCGTGGTCGCGTCGCATCCGTGGTTCGGCGTCGGGCCTGGCATGTTCCGGTATCACGCGCCGCAGACAGCGACGGGATTCGTACCTCAGCATGCCCACAACGCTTTCTATCAATACGCCGCGGAGGTCGGGGTTCCGGCAGCCGCGATCTTCGTCGCGCTCTACTTCTTCCTGGTGAACCTGGCGCGGAAGAACCTGAGGCTCGTGCCGCGGGCGCCCGACCATGCTTTCCTGGCACTGGGCTCGGGAGCGGCTCTCATCGGCATCGGGGCCCAGATGATGGTGGTCGAGGTCTTCCAGCAGGAGATCCTCGGCTTCGGGTTCTACGCGCTGGCCGCCGTCATCGTCACGCTGAACCGGATGCGGAATGAGGGGGTCTTCGACATGCCGGCAACCGAATCATCGGGGACCGGACACTGACCCGCTCCGTTCCGGGAGTGACCATGATGCCGACCGGCGGAGACATCGCGTTCGTCACCGACGCCCGGGCCTGGGGGGGAGCCGAGATCTACCTCTCCCGCATCATGTCCGCACTCAACGACTCAGGGTGGCGCGTGACGCTCGTCGCATCCGACCGGGAAGAGGTCGACGGATGGTTGGCGTCGGTCGAGTCCGACGGCGTCCGCGTCGTCCGGGCGGCGCCCCACCGCGAGATCGACCGACGGGCGGTCGAGCGTTTCTCGGAGCTTCTGAGAGGATTCCCGCTGGTCCACGTGAACAAGACTGCGCCACGGAACAGCCTGCCGGTCATCCCGGCCGCGCGTCGCGCCGGGGCGCGGCATCTCGTGACGACCGAGCACATCGTCAGGCCGCCCGTCTCGCACTATCCGCTGGGAGCCACGGTGCTGACCGGGCTCGTGCGGCGAACGAACCGCATGGTCGACAGGATCATCGTGGTGTCGGAGGACAGCAGGCGAAGATATCTCAGGAGCTATCGCCCGCCGGCCGACAAGGTCGTCGCCATCCACAACGGAATCGACCTCACGCGCTTCCAGAAGGTCGGTCCGCGCGACGAGGTGCGGGCCGAGCTCGGGCTCGATGCGTCCGATCTTGCCGCGACCGTCGTCGGCCGTCTGACGCCCGGCAAGGGCCACGACACGCTGCTCGACGCGGCGCCGGCCGTGCTCGAGGCCGTGCCGTCGCTGAGGCTGCTGCTCGTCGGGAACGGCCCCCTGGAGGAGGAGACGCGGGCGCGGGCGGACGCCCTCGGCCTTGGGGAGCGCGTGCTCTTCACGGGGTTCCGCGACGACGTCCCAGATCTCCTGGCGGCCTCCGACCTCTTCGTCCTGCCGTCGCACGGGGAGAGCTTCCCCCTGACGGTGCTCGAGGCGATGGCGGCCGGGCTGCCGGTGATCGCCAGCGACGTCGGCGGGATCTGCGAGGCCGTCGATCACGGCCGGTCCGGTCTGCTGGTGCCGGCGGCCGAACCCGAGGCGCTCGCCGACGCGCTCCGGCGTCTCGGAGGCGACGCCGGGCTTCGGCGGGAGATGGGAGAGAGGGGACGCGTCAGGGTCGAGCGCGACTTCGACGAACGACGGTCGATCGAGGCGGTTCGCAGTCTGTACGAAGATCTCGACGATGCCGATGGAGGCCGCCCGTGACGACACCTCTGAAGGTCCTCTCCATAAACCAGTTCTTCTATCCCGACAGCTACGGCGGCGTCGAGCGCGTCGCGCACGAGACGCTTCGGAGGCTCGTGGAGCGCGGGCACAGTGTGCAGCTCGTGGGGCAGCGCCTCCGCTCCGAGCCGCCCGATGTCGAGACCGTCGACGGGATCGTCGTCAATCGCTACGGCAGCATCGACAACAGCAGGAAGTTCGGGGGGAGAACGCTGGCCGCGCTCTTCGGAGCCCGGGGCGTGCTCAGGCGCCTCGCCCGGACGGGGGACTTCGACGTCGTCCTGGCGCATCACTACTTTCCCTACTACGCCTACGCGGGGGTGACGGGCGCTCCGAGGACGCCCGAGGTCATGACGTTCCACGCCTCGTACTGGCAGGAGCTCAGGCTCGAGGGTGCCGACCGGAACATCGGCAAGCCCCTGGAGTCGGTCCTCTTCGGAGGACTCTCGCGCAGGGCGGAAGCGTCCTGTCTGAAGCGTGCCGACAGCGTCATCGTCCTGAGCGACTTCTCCAGAGAACAGCTCGGGAGCTACTACCCGTTCGCTCTCGGGAAGGTCGTCAAGATACCCGGCGGCGTCGACCTGGAGCGTTTCCGCCCGGCCGACGACCGCGCCCGGCTCCGCGAGAGACTCGGACTGCCCGGCGACAGGCAGGTGCTCTTCACCGCGAGAAGACTCGTGCCCAGGATGGGGCTCGAGAACCTCGTCGACGCGTTCGGCGGCGTCCTCGATTCACACCCGGACACCCTCCTCGTGATCGCGGGCAAGGGGCGGCTCCGCGAGCCGCTCCTCGAGCGGGGACGCGAGCTGGGTCTGGCTGACCGGCTCAGGCTCGTCGGGTTCGTCGAGGACGACGAACTGGTGTCGTACTACCAGGCGGCCGACCTCTTCGTGCTGCCGTCGCTCGCCTTCGAGGGGTTCGGGATGGTGACGCTCGAGGCGCTCGCGTGCGGCACACCGGCGGTCGGCACGCCGATCGGCGCGACGCCCGAGCTTCTCAAGCCGCTCGCGGGCCAGCTGGTGCTCGGAGGCACGGATGCCGTCGCCATCAGGCGGGGACTCTCCGCCGTGCTCGAGTGGCTCTCGGACGAGGAGGCCGCGCGGGCGCTCCGGCAGCAGTGCCGCCGCTACGTGGAGCGACGCTACGGGTGGGATGTCTCCGTCGACCGGCTCGAGGAACTCCTGCTGGAGCTGCACTCGAGAGGACCGCGGCGATGAGCGGCTCGCGACGCACGCGGTGGCTCGTCCGGCGGGCGGCGGCCATGGGGCCGGCGGAGCTCGGCCTCCGGCTCTCCCGCGGACTGAGGGACAGGATGCGCCGGCGTTCTTCGCCCGTGCCGCAGGAAGAGCTCCTGAGCTTGAGACAGGCTCTCGGCGGCCGCGATGTCGCAGATGCCCGCGGAATGCTGCGGGAACGTCTCAGGCCCTGGAACGCGCGAGGTCACCCTGCCGACGTGCGCGAGACGCTCGCCGGCCTCGGGGTCCCCGTCGAGGAGACGACGCGGGAAGCCGACAGGATCCTGGAAGGCTCCCTGCCGGCGTTCGGCCACACGAGACTCGA is part of the Candidatus Effluviviaceae Genus V sp. genome and harbors:
- a CDS encoding glycosyltransferase gives rise to the protein MMPTGGDIAFVTDARAWGGAEIYLSRIMSALNDSGWRVTLVASDREEVDGWLASVESDGVRVVRAAPHREIDRRAVERFSELLRGFPLVHVNKTAPRNSLPVIPAARRAGARHLVTTEHIVRPPVSHYPLGATVLTGLVRRTNRMVDRIIVVSEDSRRRYLRSYRPPADKVVAIHNGIDLTRFQKVGPRDEVRAELGLDASDLAATVVGRLTPGKGHDTLLDAAPAVLEAVPSLRLLLVGNGPLEEETRARADALGLGERVLFTGFRDDVPDLLAASDLFVLPSHGESFPLTVLEAMAAGLPVIASDVGGICEAVDHGRSGLLVPAAEPEALADALRRLGGDAGLRREMGERGRVRVERDFDERRSIEAVRSLYEDLDDADGGRP
- a CDS encoding AAA family ATPase, which gives rise to MTEGALYTGFYGLTERPFELSPDLRYLYLSEKHRDALAHLTYGVEERRGFVQLTGEVGTGKTTMLDALVQGLDATTKVAWLTNTTIGRTDLLRALAWELGIEDVGKTKMEIMRQISAQLVRWTADGRNAVFVVDEGQNLSNALLEEIRLLSNLRAMGRASLQIVLAGQPELREALERRELRQLRQRISIRYHLEPLSREETGRYIRHRLDVAGVGKREIFERSAIDAVHEYSGGVPRLVNVICDNALLSGYADELTWIGRRTIRETVEALDTRRRAPSDWTFRAAEQTAAEVERG
- a CDS encoding glycosyltransferase yields the protein MTTPLKVLSINQFFYPDSYGGVERVAHETLRRLVERGHSVQLVGQRLRSEPPDVETVDGIVVNRYGSIDNSRKFGGRTLAALFGARGVLRRLARTGDFDVVLAHHYFPYYAYAGVTGAPRTPEVMTFHASYWQELRLEGADRNIGKPLESVLFGGLSRRAEASCLKRADSVIVLSDFSREQLGSYYPFALGKVVKIPGGVDLERFRPADDRARLRERLGLPGDRQVLFTARRLVPRMGLENLVDAFGGVLDSHPDTLLVIAGKGRLREPLLERGRELGLADRLRLVGFVEDDELVSYYQAADLFVLPSLAFEGFGMVTLEALACGTPAVGTPIGATPELLKPLAGQLVLGGTDAVAIRRGLSAVLEWLSDEEAARALRQQCRRYVERRYGWDVSVDRLEELLLELHSRGPRR
- a CDS encoding polysaccharide biosynthesis tyrosine autokinase, giving the protein MGSKISKAMDRSRRESDREPKAPKDRAYGTSASEVQTPRIRPPISPTPEVRPSDSEEYQTLASEVFLALPETDSRVVMFTSAQVGTGTSTVAREFAWTIAERSELRTLLVDGDLRAPDQHRAFSIERSPGLTDHVLGGEPLGSCLHNLSGSRLSVMPAGREAMAPPRVFGDERIKGLIEELRDEYEYIVFDVPAVLSYSEGFTLSRSVDGVLLVVRSGGTKRALVERSIALLEDAGATVLGAVLNRRKFYIPQFVYDRL